A region of the Pricia mediterranea genome:
CGGTCTCACAGAAAGGTTCCCACGTAAAAATGCGGCACGAGACCAAAAAAGGAACTATCATATTTCCTAACCACGGTAGCCAAGAAATGGGTAAGGGACTGGAAAAGAAAATACTCAAGGACGCAGGAATCAAAAAATAGAGCTATGGCCAAGAAGAAGAAAATAACGATGACAGTCGAGAAAACGGACACCGGATTTTCGGCATTCTCGGAGGACTATCCAATATTTACGACCGGACAGTCCATTCCTGAACTGATCAACAATACCTACGAAGCGACGGAATTTTATTTCGAGGAAGAGGCGATAAAGCTGGACCACAAGGACATCAGGTTTGAAATCGACTTCAAACAGTTCTTCAAATTTTATAAAGTGATCAATGCCAAGTTTCTCGCGGAGAAAATCGGAATGAACGCTACGTTGTTGTCCCAATACGTACAGGGACATAAAAAACCTTCGGCCAAACAGACCGAGAAAATACTAAGCGGAATTCACCGGATCGGACAGGAACTTTCGGAAATAAATCTATTGCAGACGGCATAAGTTTGCGGAAAGCACTCGCTACAACACTACCTATGGCAAATAGGGCGGCAAGTCCTATGCCCATTGACCTGGACTTGTTCACGAACA
Encoded here:
- a CDS encoding XRE family transcriptional regulator: MAKKKKITMTVEKTDTGFSAFSEDYPIFTTGQSIPELINNTYEATEFYFEEEAIKLDHKDIRFEIDFKQFFKFYKVINAKFLAEKIGMNATLLSQYVQGHKKPSAKQTEKILSGIHRIGQELSEINLLQTA
- a CDS encoding type II toxin-antitoxin system HicA family toxin; amino-acid sequence: MKCSKLYRILTKDGWYAVSQKGSHVKMRHETKKGTIIFPNHGSQEMGKGLEKKILKDAGIKK